The DNA region CTCATGGCGGTGTTCTTCAACAAGGCGCGCCTGTCGGCGATCCTGGCGCCGCTGATTTACTTCGCCTTGGCGATTCCGCTCTTTACGGTGCAGAACTTGCAGGGCCCCGCGCAGATTGGattctcttttctttcgccaTCCGGCCTCGCTGTCGGAGTCACGATCCTCTTCTCGCACGAGCTGAGCGGCGGCATGACGGGCTCCGACTTGACCTACTTCCGCGACTCGCCGAAAATGCTTGCGGTGATCATCATTTTGTTTATGGACTTCATCATCTACTTGGTGCTGATGCTGTACCTGGACGCGGTCCTGCCGAAGCAGTGGGGTACGCCCAAGCACCCGCTCTTCTTCATCATGGAGccggtgcggtggtgctgccgatCAAAGacgcgcgtgctggagggcggcgccgacgggcGCGCCGAGGATGGCGTGTTCGAGGAGATCACagaaggcggcgccgactACGCCGTTTGCGCCACTGGGCTGCGCAAGGAGTactcgcgcggcggcaagagGTTCGTTGCGGTGAACAACCTGTACTGGGGGATGCGCGAGGGCGAGATCTCTGTGCTGCTGGGGCacaacggcgccggcaagacgacgacgatgaacATGATGACGGGGATGGTATCGGCGGACGCGGGCGACTGCTACATTTACGGCTACTCTGTCCGCAACCAGCTAGAGAAGGCGCGCCAGCAGATCGGATACTGCCCGCAGCACAACATCCTGTGGCCGAACATGACGTGCTACGAGCATCTTTGGTACTACGCTGCGTTGAAGGGCTTGCGAGGCGCTGCccaggaggaggcgatcTCGCGCATgctcgccggcgtcgaccTGCAGGACAAGCGCGATTGCCCCTCGAAGATGCTGTCGGGCGGGCAGAAGCGGAAGCTGTCGGTTGCCGTTGCGTTTGTTGGCTGCAGCCGTCTTGTGTTTCTCGACGAGCCGACTGCCGGCATGGACGTTGGCGCGCGGCGATACACGTGGGGCCTGCTGCGTGCCATGGCCAAGTACCACACCATCCTTCTGAGCACGCACTTCATGGACGAGGCGGATCTGCTGGGCGATTCCGTTGCCATCATGAGCAAGGGCTGCCTGCAGTGCGCGGGCAGCAACATGTTCTTGAAGGCCAAGCTCGGGGTCGGCTACGTGCTCACCCTCTCCGTCGTCGCCCATGTTGATCGGATGGCCGTTGCTGGCATGGTGAGGGAGCACGTGCCGTCAGCGACGAGGCTCGGGTCTGGTGCGGGGGAGATGGCCTTCCGTCTTCCCATGAAGACCAAGGAAGCGTTCCCCAACCTGCTCGCCGAGATCGAGGGCCGCGGCTCGCAGCTTGGCGTCAGCGCCTACAGTGTCTCTGCCacgacgctggaggagattTTCATTCAAATTGCGCAGCAGGGGGAGGCCAAGGAAGCGATGGAGCGGAAGCGGGAGCAGCTGACGGCGCCGTTCACCGGGACGACACCagtggctgccgcggcatcTGCGGGCTCCTCTGCAAACCATGTGAGCGCGCTGGCCGACATCAGCACCGTGGATGGTGTTTGCCAGGAACCACCGCGGCCGTCGGATGTGTGGAATGTCGGCCTCATCGGGAATGAGCTCGGTGTCTTGCACAGCCAGTTCAAGGCGATGCTGTGGAAGCGGCTCTGGAACGCCTTGCGCGACCTCCGGACGCAATTCTTCCAGATTGCGTGCCCGatgctgtgtgtgctgctcgcAATGCTACTCACGCTCATCAAGCTATTCCAATACCCAGCCATCACGCTGTCCAGCGACCTATACGGCACAGTGGTCGAGATCGACGTGGTCGGATGTGAGTCGGCGATGAACTTGAGCATACCGTTCTCGTCGAAAGCCGTTACGGTGCAGCCGCCATCCGCGACGTCCATCGCAACGCTTTCCTCCTACATGCTCGAAACGTACAACACTCACAAGGCGGAGCGGTACACCGGCCTGGTGTGCGTCGACGCGGTGACCTTCCCGCTACCGTTCACGCCAGAAAACAGGTCCGTTTCGGCCGTGATCTACAACACCTCGGGCCTGCACTCCAGCCCGATTGGCCTCTACAATCTCTACAACGGCTACTACATGGCGCACCGCGGCAATAACGCCAGTGTGCTGACCACGGTCGTCCAAACGATGCCCAAGACCAAGACCGAGGTCGAAGTCCAGGATTCGATCTACGCCCTTATCATCGCCATCGTCATCATGATCCCGTTCACGTTCATTCCGTCCACGTTCGTGTCGTGGATTGTAAAGGAGCGGGAGTGCAAGGCGCGACATCTGCAGAACGTGTCGGGGCTCTACTTCTCCGTCTACTGGCTCGCGAACTTCTTGTTTGACATCTGCTGCTACGTCATCACGATGTTcctcatcatcatcgtccTCGCTATCTTCAGCCGCGATGAGTACATTGGCGCGAGGGCTGTCGGTGCCACCATCGTGCTGTTCTTCCTCTACGGCCTCTCCGGCGTGGCCATGGCGTACGCTGTGAGCTTCCTGTTCAAGGAGCACTCCACAGCTCAGAACGTCGTCATGCTCGCCAACTTCATCACCGGCTTCCTGCTGGTTCTCTGCGTCTCGATGCTGTCTGTGTTCGAGTCCACAAAGAAGGTGGCCGAAGTCCTACCGTGGATCTTCCGCGTTGTGCCGAGCTTCTGCGTCGGCGAAGGCATCAGCAACCTCGCGAAACTGAAGTTAGAGGAGTCGTTCGGTACAACAAATACGCCGTGGTCCATGTCCGTGGTAGGCTGGCCGTGCGTGTACATGGCGGCCGGGTTGCCTTTCTACGTCCTTGTCACCCTCTTCGTTGATCACCCcggacggcggcaacggACGCAGCGGCTCTTCCACGACCCCGACGCGGAGCCGGACTTTGTCGAGAACGAAGACGAGGACGTCATGGCGGAGCGCCGAAGCGTGCTCGAGTGTGAGGCGCGCCAGAGCGACCTCGTGCGCGTCGAGAACATGAGCAAGGTGTACTCTAACGGTaaggtggcggtgcgcaaCGTCACCTTCGGCGTCCGCCCCGGGGAGGTGTTTGGGTTCCTCGGCACGAACGGTGCtgggaagacgacgacgatttCGATACTGTGCCAGGAGATTTACCCGACAACTGGCCGCGCGTCCATCTGTGGCAACGACATCGTGACGAAGAgccgcgaggcgctgcagtgcaTCGGGTACTGCCCGCAGTTCGACGCGTGCCTGGACCTGCTGACGGTGAAAGAGCACCTGGAGCTGTACGCGGGCGTGCGGGCCATCTCGTACGACTGTCGCAAGCGCGTGGTGGAGGGGCTGCTGGCTTTGTGCGAGTTGACGAACTACAAGCATACCCTGGCGCACGACCTGTCCGGTGGCAACCGGCGCAAGCTGTCTGTGGCGCTTTCTCTCATTGGAGGGCCTCGAGTGGTCTTCCTGGACGAGCCGTCGGCCGGCATGGACCctgtggcgcggcgcgggtTATGGACCGCAATCGAGGCAGTCGCCGACAACAGCTCCGTTGTGCTGACGACGCACCacctggaggaggtggaggcgcttGCGCATCGCGTGGCGATCATGGTGGATGGCACCctgcgctgcatcggcgACAAGACTCACCTGAAGAACAAGTTCGGCACCGGCTTCGAGGTGAATGTGCGCATCCGTTCTGATGATGAGGCGCTGAAAGAGGCTGTGCAGAACTTCTTCAGCGAGAGCTTCCCGGGATCCTCGCTGCGCGAGTACCGTGCACGCCGCTTTACTTTCGAGCTGCCCCCCGGTACGAAGCTGCCGAGGACATTCAGGCTTATGGAGGAAcacgcgtcggcgctggGGGCGACGGACTACAGCGTGTCACAGACGTCGATTGAGCAGGTCTTCATGCAGATcagcgaggaggccgagcggcagcacgaggctgaggaggcggagcagcttgcccagacgacgaagagctactgcacgtgctgctgctagCGCGGTGGTAGTTTGGAGAggcgaggggaagggagaagcGGGGCTGCCGCGATCGTCTGCTGTGgcggtgtgtgggtgggtgggtgggggagcagcggaggagaggcaagGAGGCGAAGTTGTGCGTGTCTCCTGTCTTTCTTGGCATGCTGTGATGGCGCGGAAACAGCCCCAGGCAAGGCGGACGTCGAAGGCTAAAGCGCGCTTCTTCGGTTGGGCTTGCTCCGCCCAGTGAGCGCGCACTGCCCTCTGGTCTCATTCTCGTTACACGGCGCCGATTTGTTAACGCCCCGCCCAACCAtgcgcggcgctctcgtGTCTGCGTCTGCTCCTCctgcctgtgcgtgctttTGTTCCTCGCCTCGCGTCgagtgggggtgggcggtcctcctcgtcgttgtTCGCGTTTCGTGCCGTGCCCACCGCTCGAGCGCTATGGGTCTctctgcacacacatacacacatctAGGTATCACTATACACACgcgtgtatgtatatatacatgcacatgcatgcacatagagagacagacatgtgtatatgtatacatgCATATCATTCTATGCATGCATGTGAgcatgcgtgtgtatatacatgtgtatgtgtgtatgtgtaagACGCGGCTCGTTCTCGGCCTTTCCGCTGTCACGAGTGTCCTCCGCTTGTCGCGACGGGTCAGCCGATTcccgttcttttttttgtttgtcttCATCTATTTGTGCTTCGCCTATTATGCTCATGCTTACGACGTGCATCCGTGCGTGCTTGCTcgcttttgtttttgttgctgCCGAGGTCCACATCTTATCCTCGTCGCAGCTTGCCTATACCGAGTACATCTATGCatgcatatgtatatatatatatatatatttgctttgtgcgcacgcgcgtcggGTCGCTCCTCTGCCCAGTCGCTGTGCTGTGCTCTTGGGGGCaccccttttcttttcgaaGTAACcattcttttccttttttcggCCATTGGTGCCGTGGCTATGCTTCTGCATCGCCTGCGGACTCAATCATTGATTGCGTTCGCTCGGGattagggggagggggtcgcgCTTACATatatgcgtgcatgtgctgctggcgccgtgcTTACTCCGTCTCTCTGGCATCGCTGCTGTATCttgagctgcgcgagctgtgTGTGGTCTGCCGATGATGTCTCctcacacaccaccaccgcctcccgtGCTCCACTGAATTCCCGCTTCCGTGCCAGAGCGTCGAACGCTGTgcgatgcgcgtgtgcgcatgggCGCTgactccctcctctctcccgcgtCCTTTTCAGCGTACGATGCTTGCTGTTGTCACGCAGACACCAATAAAAAAGATATCGGCAGCGTGCGATCTCAGACCGACAACGAAGACGCGCCCGCATAGCACGCCGCGAATGCACAGCGGTGGCTACACGCGTAAAGCGCAGGAGCACAGTAAAGGGGCAAAAGGCGCGAACGGCGGCTTCTGTGGAGCGGTACGGCAGCCCAGCGACTAgggtgatggcggcgagcaGGCAGGCGTGTGCAACCCCCTTCCCTGTGCCTCACTGGTGCCGCTGACCTTTGCCGCCGATGCTGATTCTGCGTGATGCGTTGCACACTCGTTTGagagcaccgcagccgcagcacgaAATGGCACgaccgcacgcacagagaaaTGACCCCAACGACACACAAGGCGCTGTGCCCGACCTGCATCTTCCGAGCGACGTCCCCACTTCAACGTTTTCCTCTCTCATTTCGTTTTTACGGCCCTTTTTGCTCTCTCGTCTTTCCGACTGCTGCACTTCCCCGCCCCTGCCCGCATCGACccaccccccttccccctctccgcgcACCCCCGAAGCGAGCACACGCAACTCGTTTGATCAGCCCTCCCGCAGCCCTCCCGACACCGTGCAGCGTCACAGCGACGGTGGAGGCGACATGTCTGCTTCCACATTATGCTGCATGTGggcaggcgctgctccgTGGCGGAGCATGGCCCGCATGGATTGGGATGACGGCGCAACcgcagtgctgccgcgccttgTACGCGAACGGCGTCTACTCGCTTtcctccgccagcgacgATAGTGGgagctccagcgccacgagAAGAGTCATGCGCTGCCGGGGCAGACCAAATACACGTCGAAAAGGAGACCGCccgtcgctgctcttctcctttgccTTCCCCTTGCCCTGTTGCAACCTTCTCTGCTTCCGTCGTGAGTGCACccg from Leishmania infantum JPCM5 genome chromosome 11 includes:
- the putative ABCA2 gene encoding ATP-binding cassette protein subfamily A, member 2, with translation MRAVEAQRRSETSTSLSSDCSSFCFQLVVTVKRMLILQSRDPLSLACELITPIFFLVGSIILWGVIKKGFVPASDYFSVAGESITNAVMTQATGMMCYNATLTGGVPIEGLLECREFLKKPLFLPTLLCAESNITGAPVGLCVSEMYALSAYATMRGYATRNTTRVPTVDEMILLQWAWRLLYQWSGVSLDRFQTVDSAMLSSGTLYFAPASTETEALVAYFRKTSIYFQYVYGGTFATVAEAEARVQSRTWRDPPIWGIVQVSNLTAEMFDVAIRLNATALPRTKWMLARYYVGGVVTEGPVMYILSGFTTLQQTVYHYFLTRILGTTSTPSAELLMLPAPTRGYRDDQFLAYGGRFVPLILVLGFLYPVSQMTKRIVLEKELRLREAMLIMGLSEVVMYTAWFLIYVVQYAAVSLIMAILLRATYLAKSNFGIVFFLLFFFSLSIITLSGLMAVFFNKARLSAILAPLIYFALAIPLFTVQNLQGPAQIGFSFLSPSGLAVGVTILFSHELSGGMTGSDLTYFRDSPKMLAVIIILFMDFIIYLVLMLYLDAVLPKQWGTPKHPLFFIMEPVRWCCRSKTRVLEGGADGRAEDGVFEEITEGGADYAVCATGLRKEYSRGGKRFVAVNNLYWGMREGEISVLLGHNGAGKTTTMNMMTGMVSADAGDCYIYGYSVRNQLEKARQQIGYCPQHNILWPNMTCYEHLWYYAALKGLRGAAQEEAISRMLAGVDLQDKRDCPSKMLSGGQKRKLSVAVAFVGCSRLVFLDEPTAGMDVGARRYTWGLLRAMAKYHTILLSTHFMDEADLLGDSVAIMSKGCLQCAGSNMFLKAKLGVGYVLTLSVVAHVDRMAVAGMVREHVPSATRLGSGAGEMAFRLPMKTKEAFPNLLAEIEGRGSQLGVSAYSVSATTLEEIFIQIAQQGEAKEAMERKREQLTAPFTGTTPVAAAASAGSSANHVSALADISTVDGVCQEPPRPSDVWNVGLIGNELGVLHSQFKAMLWKRLWNALRDLRTQFFQIACPMLCVLLAMLLTLIKLFQYPAITLSSDLYGTVVEIDVVGCESAMNLSIPFSSKAVTVQPPSATSIATLSSYMLETYNTHKAERYTGLVCVDAVTFPLPFTPENRSVSAVIYNTSGLHSSPIGLYNLYNGYYMAHRGNNASVLTTVVQTMPKTKTEVEVQDSIYALIIAIVIMIPFTFIPSTFVSWIVKERECKARHLQNVSGLYFSVYWLANFLFDICCYVITMFLIIIVLAIFSRDEYIGARAVGATIVLFFLYGLSGVAMAYAVSFLFKEHSTAQNVVMLANFITGFLLVLCVSMLSVFESTKKVAEVLPWIFRVVPSFCVGEGISNLAKLKLEESFGTTNTPWSMSVVGWPCVYMAAGLPFYVLVTLFVDHPGRRQRTQRLFHDPDAEPDFVENEDEDVMAERRSVLECEARQSDLVRVENMSKVYSNGKVAVRNVTFGVRPGEVFGFLGTNGAGKTTTISILCQEIYPTTGRASICGNDIVTKSREALQCIGYCPQFDACLDLLTVKEHLELYAGVRAISYDCRKRVVEGLLALCELTNYKHTLAHDLSGGNRRKLSVALSLIGGPRVVFLDEPSAGMDPVARRGLWTAIEAVADNSSVVLTTHHLEEVEALAHRVAIMVDGTLRCIGDKTHLKNKFGTGFEVNVRIRSDDEALKEAVQNFFSESFPGSSLREYRARRFTFELPPGTKLPRTFRLMEEHASALGATDYSVSQTSIEQVFMQISEEAERQHEAEEAEQLAQTTKSYCTCCC